The following proteins are co-located in the Bacillota bacterium genome:
- a CDS encoding GNAT family N-acetyltransferase: protein MTPKFNGSQAWSICPLSTADTKEIQALLERCREFFIMIGDNPPGSSSAEQLFSELPPGKACSDKFILGLFLNKELRGLIDIVKDYPAPGTWYLGLMLIDPAYRQQHLGTELTTTVANAGAGSGAPDESVWGFNRRTRAGISSGASRDFVK, encoded by the coding sequence ATGACGCCAAAATTTAACGGTTCCCAAGCTTGGTCAATCTGCCCGCTCTCAACCGCAGACACTAAAGAAATCCAGGCGTTGCTTGAGCGGTGCAGAGAATTCTTTATCATGATTGGTGACAATCCGCCCGGCTCAAGTTCAGCCGAGCAATTGTTTTCAGAATTGCCACCAGGCAAAGCTTGCTCAGATAAATTTATCCTCGGACTGTTTTTGAACAAGGAACTGCGTGGGCTTATTGATATTGTCAAAGATTATCCTGCCCCCGGAACCTGGTATCTTGGCCTGATGCTCATCGACCCTGCTTACCGACAACAGCATCTTGGCACCGAATTAACTACAACTGTTGCCAATGCTGGTGCCGGGAGCGGGGCGCCAGACGAATCCGTCTGGGGGTTCAACAGGAGAACAAGGGCGGGTATAAGTTCTGGAGCAAGCAGGGATTTCGTGAAGTAA
- a CDS encoding MFS transporter: MKLKLPVSGQGTETSFFYGWIIVFVAGLGVFFSGPGQTYSVSVYIDSYIQEFGWSRSFVSSLYSSGTLLAGLFLPFVGRLVDRLGSRIMVTAVTVSFGLVCAGMSMVASPAMLFAGFLLVRLLGQGSMTLTSSTLVPQWFVSKRGRALSIMTLGGTLSSAVLPPLNTWIIQTYHWQLGWQVWALLLLTVMAPTAWLLIRNRPEDIGLLPDNKSAPEKTETEQPVSDNSWTVREAMGTRAFWLLLFCVTIPSAINTGITFHLASIMQDRGFAIDAAPVVAASVLSTLAITQLPCNFIAGWLADKFRVHLLMAIAFIGQLLSLLLLLWVSSWPLAIVFGVIWGTLNAAYAINNNVVWPSYFGRGNLGSIRSMAMTATVIGSAFGPLPFGFAFDFFGGYQEIIIASMLFPLLGILAALLSPPPQKSTQPSGTFLSG, from the coding sequence TTGAAACTTAAGCTGCCGGTTTCCGGACAAGGGACGGAAACCTCATTTTTTTATGGTTGGATAATTGTCTTTGTGGCCGGGCTTGGTGTGTTTTTCTCCGGGCCGGGCCAGACCTATTCCGTGTCGGTCTATATCGACTCCTATATTCAGGAGTTTGGTTGGAGCCGCTCTTTTGTGTCCAGTTTGTATTCTTCGGGCACGCTGCTTGCCGGTTTATTTTTACCTTTTGTGGGCCGACTTGTCGACCGCTTGGGGTCGCGGATAATGGTTACGGCGGTCACTGTCAGCTTTGGTCTTGTTTGTGCTGGCATGAGTATGGTCGCTAGTCCGGCCATGCTCTTTGCCGGCTTTTTGCTGGTGCGTCTGTTGGGTCAGGGTTCAATGACCCTGACATCTTCTACATTGGTGCCCCAGTGGTTTGTGAGTAAACGGGGCCGGGCCCTCAGCATCATGACCTTGGGTGGGACTTTGAGCTCGGCGGTGTTGCCGCCACTCAACACATGGATTATACAAACCTATCACTGGCAGCTGGGGTGGCAGGTTTGGGCACTTTTGCTCCTGACAGTGATGGCGCCAACTGCCTGGTTACTGATTAGAAACCGGCCCGAAGACATTGGCTTGTTGCCGGACAATAAGTCAGCGCCGGAAAAAACTGAAACGGAACAACCCGTCTCAGATAATTCCTGGACTGTTCGGGAGGCCATGGGGACCCGTGCATTCTGGCTGTTGCTATTTTGTGTCACAATACCTTCAGCAATTAACACCGGTATCACATTCCATCTGGCTTCCATTATGCAGGACAGGGGGTTCGCAATCGATGCGGCTCCGGTGGTGGCGGCCTCCGTTCTCAGTACGTTGGCAATCACCCAGCTGCCTTGCAATTTTATCGCCGGTTGGTTGGCAGATAAATTTCGTGTCCATTTGCTGATGGCCATTGCCTTTATTGGCCAACTTCTTTCATTATTGCTACTGCTTTGGGTCAGTTCCTGGCCGTTGGCCATAGTTTTTGGTGTGATCTGGGGGACGCTTAACGCTGCCTACGCCATTAATAACAACGTTGTTTGGCCCAGTTATTTTGGGCGTGGCAATCTGGGCAGCATCCGCAGCATGGCAATGACTGCTACAGTAATTGGCTCCGCCTTTGGTCCGCTACCCTTTGGTTTTGCCTTTGATTTTTTTGGTGGATATCAGGAAATTATTATTGCTTCAATGTTGTTCCCACTTCTCGGCATATTGGCGGCATTGCTTTCGCCACCGCCACAAAAGTCAACTCAGCCATCGGGGACGTTTCTCAGTGGCTGA
- the cls gene encoding cardiolipin synthase — protein sequence MPWLNLFVALLYLVNMGLAVLLVFFERRNPTTTWLWLMVLLFLPIIGFVLYLFIGQDLRKQKIFAKKQVSDHMQSLACPLSQQSTPPTEVLLNRDVIRFHQSGSRSHLTTDNAVTIYDDGKEKFAALKAAIAGARQFVHLEYYIIRNDKLGREILALLTKKAATGIAVRVLYDGMGGIRLPKNFFRELIAAGGQVACFFPPFIPYLNLRVNYRNHRKICVVDGDIAFIGGFNIGDEYLGLSTRFGYWRDTHLSIRGGAVNCLNLRFMADWQFASREEKDLDSGWFPAQQPAGNTSIQIVSSGPDHKWSPVRDGYMKLINNAQRRISIQTPYFIPDDSILAALRVAALSGVDVRIMIPNKPDHPFIYWATLSHIGTLLKAGVRCYTYEKGFIHSKVVAVDSSVASVGTANMDIRSFEMNFEINAFIYDSAVCSELEAQFDRDIADSSELTLERYQKLPLKVKFKESVSRLLSPLL from the coding sequence ATGCCGTGGCTTAATTTATTTGTCGCCTTACTCTACCTAGTCAACATGGGCTTGGCTGTTTTATTGGTGTTCTTTGAGCGTCGCAACCCCACCACCACCTGGCTGTGGCTGATGGTACTTTTATTCCTGCCGATTATCGGCTTCGTACTCTACCTGTTCATCGGACAGGATTTGCGCAAGCAAAAAATATTCGCAAAGAAGCAAGTATCCGACCACATGCAGAGCCTGGCCTGCCCTTTAAGCCAACAGTCCACTCCCCCGACAGAAGTTCTATTGAATCGTGATGTAATAAGATTTCATCAGTCCGGCAGTCGCTCCCATTTGACGACCGATAATGCTGTCACAATATACGATGACGGAAAGGAAAAATTCGCCGCCCTCAAGGCGGCAATTGCCGGCGCCAGACAGTTTGTTCACCTGGAATACTATATTATCCGTAATGACAAACTGGGCAGAGAGATTCTCGCGCTGCTGACTAAAAAAGCTGCCACCGGCATTGCCGTCCGGGTGCTTTATGACGGCATGGGCGGCATCCGTCTGCCCAAGAACTTTTTCCGGGAACTGATCGCCGCCGGCGGTCAGGTAGCCTGCTTCTTCCCTCCCTTTATTCCCTATCTGAACCTCCGGGTAAATTACCGCAATCACCGGAAGATATGTGTCGTCGACGGGGACATTGCCTTTATTGGCGGATTCAATATTGGCGATGAATATCTAGGCCTCTCAACCCGTTTTGGCTATTGGCGGGACACCCATCTGAGCATCCGCGGCGGTGCCGTCAACTGTCTGAACTTGAGGTTTATGGCCGACTGGCAATTTGCTTCCCGCGAAGAAAAAGATTTGGACAGCGGCTGGTTCCCTGCCCAGCAACCTGCCGGCAACACCAGCATCCAAATCGTATCCAGCGGGCCCGACCATAAATGGAGTCCGGTCCGGGATGGCTATATGAAATTGATTAACAACGCCCAGCGTCGAATCAGCATCCAGACACCTTATTTCATTCCCGATGACAGCATCCTGGCCGCCCTGAGGGTGGCGGCTTTGTCGGGTGTGGATGTACGGATTATGATTCCCAACAAACCTGATCACCCCTTCATCTATTGGGCCACCCTCTCCCATATCGGAACCTTGCTGAAAGCCGGGGTGCGCTGTTACACCTATGAAAAGGGCTTTATTCACTCCAAGGTTGTGGCTGTGGACAGTTCGGTGGCCAGCGTCGGCACCGCAAACATGGATATCCGCAGTTTTGAAATGAACTTCGAGATCAATGCGTTTATATACGACAGCGCTGTCTGCAGTGAGCTGGAAGCCCAGTTTGACCGAGATATTGCCGACAGTTCAGAGCTGACCCTGGAACGCTATCAGAAGTTGCCACTCAAGGTCAAGTTTAAGGAATCGGTATCCAGATTGTTATCACCACTATTATAA
- a CDS encoding glycyl-radical enzyme activating protein: MKYSISDGPGIRTTVFLKGCPLCCEWCHNPESQGCDRELILRPERCIQCGACMDACPVGGDQDRCQLCGRCVEACFSGARELAGRKMTVAEVLAEVNKDLIFYDESGGGVTFSGGEPLQQPDFLVALLSACKEQELHTAVDTSGFAPQKVIDAVAAYTDLFLYDLKLLDDEMHKRYVGVSNQQILDNLQTLVNLKKTLIIRVPVIPGITDSESNIQAIGKLLHGLPIEYIELLPYHATGAEKYRRLGREYSLPSLQSPDAERMQMIAAWLRPSGHRIKIGGAANGND; this comes from the coding sequence ATGAAATATTCTATCAGCGATGGCCCTGGCATTCGCACCACTGTTTTTCTCAAGGGCTGCCCTTTATGTTGCGAATGGTGTCATAATCCCGAAAGCCAGGGCTGTGACCGGGAGCTAATCCTGCGTCCGGAACGCTGCATTCAGTGCGGCGCCTGCATGGATGCCTGTCCTGTGGGCGGTGATCAAGACCGCTGTCAACTCTGCGGGCGTTGTGTGGAGGCGTGTTTTAGCGGGGCCAGGGAGTTAGCGGGGCGCAAAATGACTGTGGCTGAAGTTCTGGCTGAGGTAAACAAGGATTTAATCTTCTACGATGAGTCGGGCGGCGGTGTTACCTTTTCAGGCGGTGAACCTTTGCAGCAACCCGACTTCTTGGTTGCACTGCTTTCTGCTTGCAAAGAGCAGGAATTGCACACTGCTGTTGACACATCCGGCTTTGCCCCACAGAAAGTAATCGATGCGGTGGCCGCTTACACCGACCTGTTCCTTTATGATCTGAAGCTACTGGATGATGAAATGCACAAACGTTATGTCGGTGTATCCAATCAGCAAATACTCGATAATCTGCAAACGCTGGTGAACCTTAAAAAAACACTGATAATCAGGGTGCCTGTTATTCCCGGTATCACTGATAGCGAGAGTAATATCCAGGCAATCGGGAAATTACTGCATGGTTTGCCAATAGAATATATTGAGCTATTACCCTATCACGCCACTGGTGCAGAAAAATATCGCCGCTTGGGACGCGAGTATAGTTTGCCATCGCTTCAGTCCCCGGATGCCGAGAGAATGCAAATGATAGCGGCTTGGTTGAGACCCAGTGGACATAGAATCAAGATTGGAGGAGCTGCCAATGGCAATGACTGA
- a CDS encoding lipoate--protein ligase — MQFTTRVVRSHSFDPWFNLALEEHLLRSVADKAQVILYLWQNKHTVVIGRNQNAWKQCRCTLLEEEGGKLARRLSGGGAVYHDLGNLNFTFVMSRSFYNLEKQLAVILDAVKRQGIAARFSGRNDLTAEGRKFSGNAFYFKENMAYHHGTLLVDVNVEDMVKYLQVSEEKMRSKAVESVRSRVVNLKSLNPELTIEKMAESVHAAFNEAYGAAESVEEFDPQSIDLSELYEKYASWDWRLGSTPKFDVDFSTRFPWGEIEVGLVVHKGHIKSARFFSDAMNSQLIMDISPLLAGAPLQAEAVSSRLVLPELAEEDQVILNDIRGWLQEKITNL; from the coding sequence ATGCAATTTACAACCCGGGTAGTGCGTTCCCATAGTTTCGACCCCTGGTTCAACCTTGCTTTGGAAGAGCACCTGCTGCGGAGCGTGGCCGATAAAGCTCAGGTAATCCTCTATCTCTGGCAGAACAAACATACGGTGGTCATCGGCCGCAATCAGAACGCATGGAAACAATGTCGCTGCACGCTGCTGGAAGAAGAAGGTGGCAAACTTGCCCGCAGGCTCTCCGGCGGTGGCGCCGTCTATCATGATTTGGGCAATTTAAACTTCACCTTTGTCATGAGTCGTTCCTTTTATAATCTAGAGAAGCAGTTGGCCGTCATTCTCGATGCAGTTAAGCGCCAGGGAATTGCTGCGAGGTTCAGCGGTCGCAACGACTTGACCGCAGAAGGCCGCAAGTTCTCCGGCAATGCATTTTATTTCAAGGAGAACATGGCCTATCATCATGGCACATTGCTGGTGGATGTAAATGTGGAAGATATGGTCAAGTACTTACAAGTGTCCGAGGAGAAGATGCGGTCCAAGGCCGTGGAGTCAGTGCGTTCCCGGGTGGTGAACCTCAAGAGTTTGAATCCGGAGTTGACGATTGAGAAGATGGCAGAGAGTGTTCATGCCGCCTTCAACGAGGCCTATGGCGCTGCCGAGAGCGTCGAAGAGTTTGATCCACAGAGCATAGACCTCTCGGAATTGTATGAGAAATACGCGTCCTGGGACTGGCGCCTGGGCAGCACACCCAAGTTTGATGTAGATTTCTCCACCCGCTTCCCCTGGGGCGAAATCGAGGTGGGGCTGGTTGTACACAAAGGCCATATTAAGTCTGCCCGCTTCTTTTCCGACGCCATGAATTCTCAGCTGATTATGGACATCTCTCCGCTATTGGCCGGAGCTCCTCTGCAGGCAGAAGCTGTATCATCCCGTTTGGTGTTGCCGGAGCTTGCAGAGGAAGACCAGGTAATACTCAACGACATCCGCGGTTGGCTGCAAGAAAAGATCACCAATCTGTAG
- a CDS encoding glycyl radical protein: MTERVRILRQQSLETIPSITDERARLLTEFYKQVPVDAHPVPIHRALAFKYILEHKEICINPGELIVGERGPGPKVTPTYPELCCHSLEDLDLLHNREKIPFTVSESVRNTYAEEIIPFWQGRSMRDRIFAAMTQEWKDCYESGIYTEFMEQRAPGHTVADEKVFTRGFLDFKAEIAESLASLDWLNDPRALDKSEQLKAMDICADAIIIFARRHADVARRLAETESDPRRRWELEQIAANCERVPAHAPENFWQALQGYWFVHLCVITELNTWDSFNPGRLDQHLWPFYQKETESGVLDKEQARELLQCFWVKFNNQPAPPKVGVTAAESGTYTDFANINSGGLRPDGSDGVNEVSYLVLDVIDEMQLLQPSSNIQLSKKNPDRFLKHACRVIRKGWGQPSIFNADSVVQELINQGKSLVDARCGGTSGCVETGAFGKEAYILTGYFNLPKVLEVVLHNGRDPETKKQIGLQTGDPRSFASFDELMDAYKRQLNHFIDIKIRGNHVIERLYARDLPCPFLSLIIDDCIKTGTDYNAGGARYNTNYIQGVGIGTVTDSLAAIKDLVYDKNLISMDALLAALADNLSDQRIRLLLQNKPPKYGNDDDAADELMVEVFRIFYQAVDGRETVRGGTYRINMLPTTCHVYFGSRTGATPDGRVAHKPFSEGISPVQGADRNGPTAAVKSAAKMDHLLTGGTLLNQKFTPQVLAGEEGIEKLTRLVRSYFKLDGHHIQFNVVDVVTLQAAQEDPQAYRDLIVRVAGYSDYFCDLSKELQDEIIARTEHSAI; encoded by the coding sequence ATGACTGAACGAGTACGCATACTGCGTCAACAATCCCTGGAGACAATTCCTTCAATAACCGATGAGCGGGCGCGACTGCTTACCGAGTTTTATAAACAAGTGCCGGTGGATGCCCATCCTGTGCCGATTCACCGTGCCCTGGCGTTTAAATATATCCTGGAACATAAAGAAATCTGTATTAATCCCGGGGAGTTGATTGTCGGCGAGCGGGGTCCTGGTCCCAAGGTCACCCCAACTTATCCGGAACTTTGCTGCCACAGTCTGGAAGATTTGGATCTGCTTCATAACAGGGAGAAGATTCCCTTTACAGTTTCCGAATCGGTGCGCAATACCTATGCCGAAGAGATTATTCCCTTCTGGCAGGGCCGTTCAATGCGCGACCGGATTTTTGCCGCCATGACCCAGGAGTGGAAGGATTGCTATGAGTCGGGAATTTATACTGAGTTCATGGAGCAGCGGGCGCCCGGGCACACTGTGGCCGATGAAAAGGTGTTTACCCGCGGTTTCCTGGATTTTAAGGCGGAAATTGCCGAGAGTTTAGCTTCCCTCGATTGGTTAAACGATCCCCGGGCCCTGGATAAAAGCGAGCAGCTCAAGGCGATGGATATCTGCGCCGATGCAATTATAATCTTTGCCCGCCGCCACGCGGACGTAGCACGGAGACTGGCGGAGACTGAATCTGACCCCCGGCGCCGGTGGGAGCTGGAACAAATTGCTGCCAATTGTGAGCGTGTGCCGGCGCATGCGCCGGAGAACTTCTGGCAGGCGCTGCAGGGATACTGGTTTGTGCACCTCTGTGTGATTACCGAACTCAACACCTGGGATTCCTTTAACCCCGGACGCCTGGATCAGCATTTGTGGCCATTTTACCAAAAGGAAACTGAGTCAGGTGTGCTGGATAAAGAGCAGGCCCGTGAGCTGCTGCAGTGCTTCTGGGTTAAGTTCAACAATCAGCCGGCGCCGCCCAAGGTCGGTGTCACGGCAGCCGAAAGCGGGACCTACACTGATTTCGCAAATATTAACAGTGGCGGCCTCCGCCCAGATGGCAGTGACGGCGTTAACGAAGTGTCCTACTTGGTACTGGATGTAATCGATGAAATGCAATTATTACAGCCCAGCTCCAACATTCAGTTAAGCAAAAAGAACCCGGATCGTTTCCTCAAGCATGCCTGTCGGGTTATCCGCAAAGGCTGGGGCCAACCTTCGATTTTCAATGCCGATTCGGTTGTTCAGGAGCTCATCAATCAGGGCAAGTCCTTGGTGGACGCACGGTGTGGTGGAACCAGCGGCTGCGTGGAAACCGGCGCCTTTGGCAAAGAGGCCTATATCCTCACCGGTTACTTTAACCTGCCCAAGGTGCTGGAAGTCGTTTTGCATAATGGCCGCGATCCGGAGACAAAAAAGCAGATTGGTTTACAGACCGGGGACCCCCGGAGTTTCGCCAGCTTTGATGAGTTGATGGATGCTTATAAAAGGCAGCTCAATCATTTTATCGACATTAAAATCAGGGGCAACCATGTTATCGAGCGACTTTATGCAAGGGATCTACCCTGTCCTTTCCTGTCCCTGATTATCGATGACTGTATCAAGACAGGCACCGATTATAATGCAGGCGGTGCCCGCTACAACACCAATTATATTCAAGGGGTCGGGATCGGCACTGTCACCGATTCTTTGGCGGCGATTAAAGATTTAGTATATGACAAAAATCTAATAAGCATGGATGCATTGCTTGCGGCCCTCGCCGACAACCTGTCTGACCAGCGGATTCGCTTGTTGTTACAAAACAAGCCACCTAAATACGGAAACGATGACGATGCTGCCGATGAGCTGATGGTTGAAGTGTTTCGCATCTTCTATCAGGCAGTAGATGGTCGGGAGACCGTTCGGGGTGGCACTTACCGCATCAATATGCTGCCCACTACTTGTCACGTCTACTTTGGTTCCCGGACCGGCGCTACTCCTGATGGACGTGTGGCCCATAAACCGTTTTCCGAGGGGATTTCTCCCGTACAGGGCGCTGATCGAAACGGCCCGACTGCGGCAGTAAAATCTGCCGCAAAGATGGATCATCTTCTCACCGGCGGTACTTTGCTGAACCAAAAGTTCACTCCCCAGGTGTTGGCGGGAGAGGAGGGCATTGAAAAGCTTACACGCTTGGTGCGGTCCTACTTCAAGCTGGACGG